A single window of Enterobacteriaceae bacterium ESL0689 DNA harbors:
- the pnuC gene encoding nicotinamide riboside transporter PnuC, which yields MDFFSTLNIMLHIPVGSGGYDLSWIEAVGTVAGLLCIWLASLEKISNYAFGLINVTLFAIIFFQIQLYASLLLQIFFFAANIYGWNAWSRTISNHQAELQIRWLPLSKALIWLAICIVAITLMTVYIDPVFATLTSLAVSLMQALGLSVTMPELQPDAFPFWDACMTILSIVAMILMTRKYVENWLLWLIINIISIVIFALQGVYAMSLEYLLLTFIAFNGSRVWMKRARQHGSHCLSR from the coding sequence ATGGATTTTTTCAGTACACTCAATATTATGCTACATATACCCGTCGGAAGCGGAGGATATGATCTCTCCTGGATAGAGGCCGTCGGCACGGTGGCGGGGCTGTTATGTATCTGGCTGGCGAGTCTGGAAAAAATCAGCAACTATGCCTTTGGATTGATCAACGTGACCCTGTTCGCGATCATCTTTTTTCAGATCCAGCTCTACGCCAGCTTACTGCTACAGATATTTTTCTTCGCTGCGAATATTTATGGCTGGAATGCATGGTCACGAACCATCAGCAACCATCAAGCGGAATTACAGATCCGCTGGCTACCTTTGTCAAAAGCCCTGATCTGGCTGGCGATCTGTATTGTGGCGATTACTTTGATGACGGTATATATCGATCCGGTATTTGCTACCCTGACATCGCTCGCCGTCAGTCTGATGCAGGCACTGGGCTTATCCGTAACGATGCCCGAGCTTCAGCCTGATGCCTTTCCGTTCTGGGACGCCTGCATGACGATATTGTCTATTGTCGCAATGATTCTGATGACCCGAAAATATGTGGAAAACTGGTTACTCTGGTTGATTATCAACATAATAAGTATCGTTATTTTTGCCCTTCAGGGTGTATATGCCATGTCACTGGAGTATCTGCTTTTAACCTTTATCGCCTTTAATGGTAGCCGGGTATGGATGAAGCGTGCGCGTCAACATGGCTCTCACTGCCTGTCGCGTTGA